GTTCGAAGAGTTATCCGGGAAGCCGTAAGAAGTTTAAGGGGAAAACTTCCAAAGCAAAAAACTGCCGCAATAATCACTTCAGACAAATTGCTTTTGAAATCAAAAGAAGAGATCAGCAATATCATAAAAAAGATGTTTACTGAAACCGGACTCTTGTGAAAGCTATTTTAATATTTTTATTAAAAATATATAAAAAAGGGGTATCTCCGTATCTGCCGCCTTCCTGCAGGTTCACACCCTCCTGTTCTGAATATGCAATCGAAGCGCTAAATAGATTTGGCGCGGTGAAGGGAAGCTGGCTGGCTGTTAAAAGAATATTGAAGTGCCATCCGTTCCATGAAGGGGGAATTGATCCGGTACCGGGAAAAGCCAAAGGCGTCCATAAAAGTTCGTAAAGGTCTGTAAAAGTCTATAAAAGTAAAAGCTTGAAAAGGGAAAAGAAAGATAGTTAGAATATTTTATGTTAACATCCTTCTACGCTAAAGCTTCGAAGGGTAAACGTTGCTTGGGTTGCTAACGTAAAAGCATAAAAACAAAAGGCAAAAAAAGGGGGTGAAACATTAAAATAATTTAATTATTAATTGTGTAACCTTTTAAGATATAATTGTGTCTAATAGTATAGTAAATAACAAAGAATATATGTATTAAAGGAGGAAAGATATATGAAGAGAACGAAGATGTTGGTGTTGGGAGCTGCTGTATGTATGTTTGTTTCCGGAATGCTTCTTGCGGAAGAGGGAGCAAAACAGGGTGATAGCAAGGCCCCGGGAGGGAAGGGTCCACGGGAAATAAAGACCGATTGCCCTGAATGTCAGGGAATTGTTGACCAGATCAAATCAAAGAGGGAAGAGTTAAATGTTTTGATGGAAAAAGCTAAACCTATGCATGAAGCAGAAAAAGCTAAACGCGATGCCGAAAAACAGGCAAAACTGGACGAGCTTAAGCAGAAAGACCCGAAAAAATATGAAGAAGTAATAGCCAAGAAAGAAGAAAAGAAGAAAGAAATGGAAGAAAAGAAAGAAGAGAAAAAGGAAGGTAAAGACGGAGAAAAACGCGAAGGCCGGAAGGGCGGGAAAGAAAGACCAAAGATGTCGCCGGAACAGATGGAAAAGATGAAAACCGAGAATCCCGAGCTTTATAAAATAATGACAGAAAGAGACGCAAAGCAGAAAGAATTACAGACTCTGCGCGAGCAGCTAAAGGAATGCGAAAAGAAAAACAAGAAAAAATAATTTAATAGTAGACTAACAGAAGCCGCATCTCTATAATAAACAGGGATGCGGCTTTTTTGCTGCATAGGAAAGTATACCCTTGAGGGCACAAGTAAAATA
The nucleotide sequence above comes from Candidatus Firestonebacteria bacterium RIFOXYD2_FULL_39_29. Encoded proteins:
- a CDS encoding membrane protein insertion efficiency factor YidD; amino-acid sequence: MKAILIFLLKIYKKGVSPYLPPSCRFTPSCSEYAIEALNRFGAVKGSWLAVKRILKCHPFHEGGIDPVPGKAKGVHKSS